DNA sequence from the Halorubrum aethiopicum genome:
CCAGCTACTATAGACAGAGATACATCGTTCAGTTATCCAACTCTGGACTTGTGTGTATTTTGCTTTGTTGAATCCGATGATGGCGTGGGGTCACTGTTTGAGAGCCTGTTCGAGGTAGGGACCCCCGAAGACGTAGCCCAACGCTAACGAGACCACGACAGCGGCCGCAGAAAGTCCAAGCATTCCTGTCCCGACGAGTGACCATATTTCACCGTGATAAACAACCAGTAACAGAACGATCAAACTGACGAATGAAATGTCCGACAGTCGTTGAATCGGCGTGTGGAGACGGTTACCTATCGACGTGTACACGTACGATAGTGCCAATCCCGCTAGGAGTGGGACGAGCTGGATACGAAGCACCATCCGCCCGATTGCGACGGCGTCGACGATCACGCCACCGGAAACGAGCGCGACCAGCGAGACGTGGATTGTAACGACCGATAGTAGACAGAGGATCACCATCAGACTGCTCGTGAACGCGATATCGCTGTCTGAAA
Encoded proteins:
- a CDS encoding bile acid:sodium symporter family protein, whose product is MTAVFVLSTMFSMGLKLSVTELVSVLRDRQLLTKSLVVNLVAVPLVAYLLIRTVPVGPAYATGFLLLAVSPGAPFGPKFAEISDSDIAFTSSLMVILCLLSVVTIHVSLVALVSGGVIVDAVAIGRMVLRIQLVPLLAGLALSYVYTSIGNRLHTPIQRLSDISFVSLIVLLLVVYHGEIWSLVGTGMLGLSAAAVVVSLALGYVFGGPYLEQALKQ